In Zingiber officinale cultivar Zhangliang chromosome 6A, Zo_v1.1, whole genome shotgun sequence, a single genomic region encodes these proteins:
- the LOC121996987 gene encoding protein WEAK CHLOROPLAST MOVEMENT UNDER BLUE LIGHT 1-like: MDNPSETLSNEANLSRESPLTMDSPSVVLPNSGLPNISHHEENVVKDQYQEETTSNKQQESAIENSEQFSDVSLFGQYTVTEETHGTNRLRGMNLKDSANQVPNQLQEGASVELVDAHIIPDLIASNDSRDIEGRLDTLPNELNLPNENGRIQKKAATELASFIKPVKNSNVKPNRGIVDTTAPFESVKEAVTKFGGIVDWKAHKQNTLEKRKLVQLELERILAEIPDCRNQSEAAEESKMQVLKELGRTNRIIEELMLNLEKAQTEEAQAKQDSELAQLRAKEMEQGIASDSSIAAKAQLEVAKARYEAAVAELKTVKAELETLLGEYISLVNERDFTIKKTEDATSSLKEIEKIAEELMFNLITSKESLESAHAAHLEAEEHRIGASLSREQDNLAWEKELMDAEGEVKQLNHHFSLTKDLKSKLETASTLLVDLKAELASYMESKLNKESEISDNKLSDDLEETKKTQDSVHLLALLKKELEEVKASIVKAKEEVDCLRVAVPSLQSELDKERSSIINLQQREGMASIAVSSLESELDRTKQDLEVVHLNEKTTRRKMVELPKLLQQAAQEADEAKTAAQIAQEELRKLKDEADQAKASASTKGIKLLAALKEIEAAKASERLAFAAIKTLQESQQVASICAGDSPNTVTIPLDEYFNLSKRAHDAEELAHERVTAAIAQIEVSKQSEQKNLERLNEAFREMELQKEGLTAATEKSEKAKEGKLDAEQELRKWRAEHERRRRASNEAKGGVDPQRIMPKLLEQPSELRSFTKSDKGVGFVSMADSKQYISEDNSNTGVPEVKTRKSKKSLVPMLASLLGQKKPQPIQ, encoded by the exons ATGGATAATCCATCAGAAACTCTATCTAATGAAGCAAATCTGTCTAGAGAATCTCCTCTCACCATGGACAGTCCATCAGTAGTTCTCCCTAACAGCGGACTTCCAAATATCTCACATCATGAAGAAAATGTTGTCAAAGATCAATATCAAGAGGAAACAACAAGTAATAAGCAGCAGGAATCTGCGATCGAGAATTCTGAGCAATTTTCTGATGTCTCATTATTTGGACAATACACAGTCACAGAAGAGACACATGGAACAAATCGCCTGAGGGGAATGAATTTGAAGGATTCTGCAAATCAGGTTCCAAACCAACTTCAAGAAGGTGCTTCTGTTGAACTAGTTGATGCTCATATAATTCCTGATTTGATTGCCTCCAATGACAGTAGAGATATTGAAGGGAGATTGGATACTTTGCCCAACGAGCTCAATCTGCCTAATGAAAATGGCAGAATACAAAAGAAGGCAGCAACAGAATTAGCTTCATTTATTAAACCTGTAAAAAATTCCAATGTAAAACCAAACAGAGGCATTGTTGACACTACTGCACCTTTTGAATCTGTCAAGGAGGCAGTCACCAAGTTTGGAGGAATTGTTGATTGGAAAGCTCACAAGCAAAATACTTTAGAG AAACGTAAGCTAGTCCAGTTGGAACTTGAGAGGATCCTAGCAGAAATTCCTGATTGCAGAAATCAATCTGAAGCAGCAGAGGAGAGTAAAATGCAGGTGCTCAAGGAACTGGGTCGAACCAATAGGATCATAGAAGAGTTGATGCTAAACCTTGAGAAAGCCCAAACTGAAGAAGCTCAGGCGAAGCAGGACTCGGAGTTGGCTCAACTAAGggccaaagaaatggagcaaGGAATTGCAAGTGATTCTAGTATTGCTGCTAAAGCACAACTTGAGGTTGCTAAAGCGAGGTATGAAGCAGCAGTTGCAGAACTGAAGACAGTAAAAGCTGAGTTGGAAACTTTGCTAGGAGAGTATATCTCCTTGGTTAATGAAAGAGATTTCACAATTAAAAAAACTGAAGATGCTACTTCTTCTCTGAAGGAGATTGAGAAGATAGCCGAGGAACTGATGTTCAATCTCATCACATCAAAGGAATCACTAGAGTCAGCCCATGCTGCCCATCTAGAAGCAGAAGAACATAGGATTGGTGCATCCTTGTCAAGAGAGCAAGATAATCTTGCATGGGAAAAGGAACTAATGGATGCTGAGGGAGAGGTGAAGCAACTTAATCATCATTTTTCATTGACAAAAGATCTGAAATCGAAACTAGAGACTGCATCTACCTTATTGGTCGATCTCAAGGCTGAACTAGCATCTTATATGGAATcaaagttaaataaggaatctgAGATTTCTGATAACAAACTGTCAGATGATTTAGAAGagacaaagaaaacacaagactCTGTTCATTTATTAGCTTTGCTAAAAAAAGAACTTGAGGAAGTAAAAGCTAGTATTGtgaaagccaaagaagaggttgATTGTCTGAGAGTTGCAGTTCCATCCCTCCAATCTGAGCTGGACAAAGAAAGGTCATCGATCATTAATCTGCAACAGAGAGAAGGGATGGCATCAATAGCAGTTTCTTCTCTTGAATCTGAGCTTGATAGGACCAAACAAGATCTGGAAGTGGTTCATTTGAATGAAAAAACAACCAGAAGAAAGATGGTAGAACTGCCTAAATTGTTGCAACAGGCAGCTCAGGAAGCAGATGAAGCCAAGACTGCTGCTCAGATAGCACAAGAAGAACTAAGGAAGTTAAAAGATGAAGCAGATCAAGCAAAAGCAAGTGCGAGCACAAAAGGTATCAAATTGCTTGCAGCTTTGAAGGAAATTGAAGCAGCTAAAGCATCAGAGAGGCTGGCATTTGCAGCAATTAAAACCCTGCAAGAGAGTCAGCAAGTTGCGAGCATCTGTGCAGGTGATTCTCCTAACACTGTGACTATTCCGTTGGATGAGTACTTCAATCTCAGCAAGAGAGCTCATGACGCTGAAGAGCTTGCCCATGAGAGAGTAACAGCTGCAATTGCACAGATTGAGGTGTCTAAGCAATCTGAgcagaagaacttagagaggctGAATGAAGCATTTAGAGAGATGGAATTACAGAAAGAAGGACTTACTGCTGCAACAGAGAAATCTGAGAAGGCAAAGGAAGGAAAATTGGATGCTGAACAAGAGTTGAGGAAATGGAGAGCTGAACATGAGCGTCGTAGAAGAGCTAGTAATGAAGCTAAGGGAGGAGTAGACCCTCAAAGGATCATGCCTAAGCTTCTCGAGCAGCCCAGTGAATTACGAAGCTTTACCAAGAGTGACAAAGGTGTCGGTTTCGTTTCGATGGCTGATTCAAAGCAATACATATCAGAAGACAATTCAAATACTGGTGTACCAGAAGTGAAGACAAGGAAAAGTAAGAAATCATTGGTACCAATGTTAGCTTCGCTCTTAGGCCAGAAAAAACCTCAACCAATTCAGTAA
- the LOC121996988 gene encoding UDP-glucuronate:xylan alpha-glucuronosyltransferase 2-like isoform X1, whose protein sequence is MGSSFMVKTVATKPLVIKINLAFISFFLSAYLLLLLLHSPSTPSLREQRSNADEIILCSLRNCHLKKVRVKKQGRGNAMERIPSFLNSLPANTEVALVNIGVAEASDRGLLVGRRIPVAFERVSSNLRWEDLFPEWIDEDEENGEPSCPEIPMPDFSSYGVVDLVAAKLPCEGRRRDVFRLQVHLVAAGMAARRGRRGARGAVRLALLSACRPMTELFRCDDVVAREGEWWVFEVEAWRLEQKVALPVGSCDLASPLRVKGSGRVFDISKLVGAPKVADGREAYATVIHSSDQYVCGAIALARSVIRTGTARDLVLLHDKFIPGEKLVALTAAGWQLREIERIRNPRAQKGSYNEYNYSKLRLWQLTEYRKVVFVDADVLVLRNLDLLFRFPQVSAAGNDGVIFNSGVMVLEPSACTFAALMAARADVVSYNGGDQGFLNEAFVWWHRLPRRVNFLKNIWSNTTAEASVKNRLMGAAAGPGGELYAIHYLGIKPWMCHREYDCNWNVAEQRPYASDAAHATWWKLHDEMEVGLLALCGPTGPRKNELEKERKQAEMMGFSDGHWRLNVSDQSVRLVVNG, encoded by the exons ATGGGTTCTTCATTCATGGTGAAGACAGTGGCCACAAAGCCCTTGGTCATCAAGATCAACCTCGCCTTCATCAGCTTCTTCCTCTCCGCCTACTTGCTGTTGCTGCTGCTCCACTCGCCGTCGACGCCGTCGCTCCGCGAACAGAGGAGCAATGCCGACGAGATCATCCTCTGTTCCTTGCGCAACTGCCACTTGAAGAAGGTAAG GGTCAAGAAGCAGGGAAGGGGAAACGCCATGGAGAGGATCCCAAGCTTCCTCAATTCCCTGCCCGCCAACACTGAGGTCGCCTTGGTCAACATCGGCGTTGCTGAAGCCTCCGATAGGGGACTCCTCGTCGGCCGGCGGATTCCCGTCGCGTTCGAGCGCGTCTCCAGCAACTTACGGTGGGAGGACCTGTTCCCCGAATGGATAGACGAGGATGAGGAGAACGGGGAACCCTCGTGCCCCGAGATCCCAATGCCGGACTTCTCCTCCTACGGCGTGGTCGATCTGGTTGCGGCCAAGCTCCCGTGCGAGGGGCGGCGGCGGGACGTGTTCAGGCTGCAGGTCCATCTGGTGGCGGCGGGCATGGCGGCGCGGCGGGGGAGGCGGGGCGCACGCGGGGCGGTGAGGCTAGCGCTGCTGAGCGCGTGCCGGCCGATGACAGAGTTGTTCCGGTGCGACGACGTGGTGGCCAGGGAGGGTGAGTGGTGGGTGTTCGAAGTGGAGGCGTGGAGGCTGGAGCAGAAAGTGGCGCTGCCGGTCGGCTCTTGCGATCTGGCGTCGCCACTGAGGGTGAAGG GGAGCGGTAGGGTTTTCGATATATCGAAGCTCGTCGGCGCGCCGAAGGTGGCCGACGGTCGCGAGGCCTACGCCACCGTGATCCACTCCTCCGACCAGTATGTGTGCGGCGCCATCGCGCTCGCGCGCAGCGTCATCAGGACGGGCACCGCCCGCGATCTGGTGCTGCTCCACGACAAGTTCATCCCCGGCGAGAAGCTTGTGGCGCTGACCGCCGCCGGGTGGCAGCTCCGCGAGATCGAGCGCATCCGCAACCCCCGCGCGCAGAAGGGCTCCTACAATGAATACAACTACAGCAAGCTCCGGCTGTGGCAGCTGACCGAGTACCGCAAGGTCGTCTTCGTAGACGCTGACGTCCTCGTCCTTCGTAACCTCGACCTCCTCTTCCGCTTCCCCCAGGTGTCGGCCGCCGGAAACGACGGCGTCATCTTCAACTCCGGCGTGATGGTACTAGAGCCCTCGGCGTGCACCTTCGCGGCGCTTATGGCTGCGCGGGCGGACGTGGTGTCGTACAACGGCGGCGACCAGGGGTTCCTAAACGAGGCCTTCGTGTGGTGGCACCGCCTGCCGCGGCGGGTCAACTTCCTGAAGAACATCTGGTCCAACACCACGGCGGAGGCGAGTGTGAAGAACCGCCTGATGGGTGCCGCCGCTGGCCCCGGCGGCGAACTCTACGCCATCCACTACCTCGGCATCAAGCCGTGGATGTGCCACCGGGAGTACGACTGCAACTGGAACGTGGCGGAACAACGGCCGTACGCCAGCGACGCCGCGCACGCCACGTGGTGGAAGCTACACGACGAAATGGAGGTGGGCCTTCTGGCCTTATGCGGGCCCACCGGGCCCAGGAAGAACGAGTTGGAGAAAGAGAGAAAGCAGGCCGAGATGATGGGCTTCAGCGACGGCCATTGGAGGCTCAATGTGTCTGATCAGTCTGTGAGACTTGTTGTTAAcggctga
- the LOC121996988 gene encoding UDP-glucuronate:xylan alpha-glucuronosyltransferase 2-like isoform X2 translates to MERIPSFLNSLPANTEVALVNIGVAEASDRGLLVGRRIPVAFERVSSNLRWEDLFPEWIDEDEENGEPSCPEIPMPDFSSYGVVDLVAAKLPCEGRRRDVFRLQVHLVAAGMAARRGRRGARGAVRLALLSACRPMTELFRCDDVVAREGEWWVFEVEAWRLEQKVALPVGSCDLASPLRVKGSGRVFDISKLVGAPKVADGREAYATVIHSSDQYVCGAIALARSVIRTGTARDLVLLHDKFIPGEKLVALTAAGWQLREIERIRNPRAQKGSYNEYNYSKLRLWQLTEYRKVVFVDADVLVLRNLDLLFRFPQVSAAGNDGVIFNSGVMVLEPSACTFAALMAARADVVSYNGGDQGFLNEAFVWWHRLPRRVNFLKNIWSNTTAEASVKNRLMGAAAGPGGELYAIHYLGIKPWMCHREYDCNWNVAEQRPYASDAAHATWWKLHDEMEVGLLALCGPTGPRKNELEKERKQAEMMGFSDGHWRLNVSDQSVRLVVNG, encoded by the exons ATGGAGAGGATCCCAAGCTTCCTCAATTCCCTGCCCGCCAACACTGAGGTCGCCTTGGTCAACATCGGCGTTGCTGAAGCCTCCGATAGGGGACTCCTCGTCGGCCGGCGGATTCCCGTCGCGTTCGAGCGCGTCTCCAGCAACTTACGGTGGGAGGACCTGTTCCCCGAATGGATAGACGAGGATGAGGAGAACGGGGAACCCTCGTGCCCCGAGATCCCAATGCCGGACTTCTCCTCCTACGGCGTGGTCGATCTGGTTGCGGCCAAGCTCCCGTGCGAGGGGCGGCGGCGGGACGTGTTCAGGCTGCAGGTCCATCTGGTGGCGGCGGGCATGGCGGCGCGGCGGGGGAGGCGGGGCGCACGCGGGGCGGTGAGGCTAGCGCTGCTGAGCGCGTGCCGGCCGATGACAGAGTTGTTCCGGTGCGACGACGTGGTGGCCAGGGAGGGTGAGTGGTGGGTGTTCGAAGTGGAGGCGTGGAGGCTGGAGCAGAAAGTGGCGCTGCCGGTCGGCTCTTGCGATCTGGCGTCGCCACTGAGGGTGAAGG GGAGCGGTAGGGTTTTCGATATATCGAAGCTCGTCGGCGCGCCGAAGGTGGCCGACGGTCGCGAGGCCTACGCCACCGTGATCCACTCCTCCGACCAGTATGTGTGCGGCGCCATCGCGCTCGCGCGCAGCGTCATCAGGACGGGCACCGCCCGCGATCTGGTGCTGCTCCACGACAAGTTCATCCCCGGCGAGAAGCTTGTGGCGCTGACCGCCGCCGGGTGGCAGCTCCGCGAGATCGAGCGCATCCGCAACCCCCGCGCGCAGAAGGGCTCCTACAATGAATACAACTACAGCAAGCTCCGGCTGTGGCAGCTGACCGAGTACCGCAAGGTCGTCTTCGTAGACGCTGACGTCCTCGTCCTTCGTAACCTCGACCTCCTCTTCCGCTTCCCCCAGGTGTCGGCCGCCGGAAACGACGGCGTCATCTTCAACTCCGGCGTGATGGTACTAGAGCCCTCGGCGTGCACCTTCGCGGCGCTTATGGCTGCGCGGGCGGACGTGGTGTCGTACAACGGCGGCGACCAGGGGTTCCTAAACGAGGCCTTCGTGTGGTGGCACCGCCTGCCGCGGCGGGTCAACTTCCTGAAGAACATCTGGTCCAACACCACGGCGGAGGCGAGTGTGAAGAACCGCCTGATGGGTGCCGCCGCTGGCCCCGGCGGCGAACTCTACGCCATCCACTACCTCGGCATCAAGCCGTGGATGTGCCACCGGGAGTACGACTGCAACTGGAACGTGGCGGAACAACGGCCGTACGCCAGCGACGCCGCGCACGCCACGTGGTGGAAGCTACACGACGAAATGGAGGTGGGCCTTCTGGCCTTATGCGGGCCCACCGGGCCCAGGAAGAACGAGTTGGAGAAAGAGAGAAAGCAGGCCGAGATGATGGGCTTCAGCGACGGCCATTGGAGGCTCAATGTGTCTGATCAGTCTGTGAGACTTGTTGTTAAcggctga
- the LOC121996989 gene encoding probable inactive heme oxygenase 2, chloroplastic, giving the protein MSASFFPSSTSSPSRAWKPLCSPNLLPMNPKLHRFKIPSSSSPPPSFTITGLPSSTAPVLKKRKRYRRILPGEAEGIVQEMRFVAMRLRDNAGDKEKQEEESSNGGEETWQPSMEGFLKYLVDSKLVFETIERIVDESTDVAKVYFRKTGLERASSLSKDLEWLSKREIIPQPSNPGTTYAKYLSQLAENNVPSFLCHFYNIYFAHITGGQEIGKKVCSMLLEGSELEFYKWDGDANKSLKDVRDNLNNLGEHWTREEKNTCLKEAAKSFRYLGQIVRLIIL; this is encoded by the exons ATGTCCGCGTCCTTCTTTCCTTCTTCAACCTCATCCCCTTCTAGGGCATGGAAACCCCTCTGTTCCCCCAATTTGCTTCCCATGAACCCTAAACTCCATCGCTTCAAGATTCCTTCCTCGTcatctcctcctccttcctttaCCATAACTGGTCTTCCTTCGTCGACGGCTCCGGTATTGAAGAAACGGAAGAGGTACCGCAGGATTTTACCCGGGGAGGCCGAGGGCATCGTGCAGGAGATGAGGTTCGTCGCCATGAGACTACGCGACAACGCTGGTGACAAGGAGAAGCAGGAGGAAGAGAGCAGCAATGGCGGTGAGGAAACCTGGCAGCCGAGCATGGAAGGTTTCTTGAAATATTTGGTGGACAGCAAGCTGGTGTTCGAGACGATCGAGCGGATTGTGGATGAGTCCACCGATGTCGCTA AGGTTTATTTTAGAAAAACTGGTCTTGAGCGGGCTTCTAGTCTTTCCAAAGACTTAGAATGGCTTAGCAAAAGGGAGATTATTCCACAACCAAGTAACCCTGGAACTACTTATGCCAAGTATCTTAGTCAGCTGGCTGAAAATAATGTGCCTTCATTTCTTTGTCATTTCTACAATATCTATTTTGCTCATATAACGGGTGGTCAGGAGATAGGTAAAAAG GTCTGCAGCATGCTCTTGGAAGGAAGCGAACTTGAGTTCTACAAATGGGACGGTGATGCTAATAAATCTTTGAAAGATGTGAGAGACAATCTCAATAATCTAGGAGAG CATTGGACTCGAGAGGAAAAAAATACATGCCTGAAGGAGGCAGCCAAGTCGTTCCGGTATCTGGGGCAAATAGTGCGGTTGATAATTTTGTAA